One region of Cobetia sp. cqz5-12 genomic DNA includes:
- a CDS encoding rhamnosyltransferase WsaF family glycosyltransferase: MDIKKGYVNGVDVNEFESLESEENYQETLTQDYDWLILEPYFDREYYVSTYSDIDPQYVDPLEHYYHYGWKEGRNPSPVFDTSQYLENHPDVQEAGIHPLVHYVLFGETEGRAIFQVKDDIQESIMEDDPSDASSNLPSDLFETISRHIDNDYYYRNYDDIRNNSIDPVEHYALFGWKEGRNPSSVFNTKKYIIDNDLIKLDVNPLYHYIKNKDDVDLKVSPSRDKDSLGRIVLGKHSQSSLITHSGINTFYPSEAFSPTDSFNKEKMNIHWVIPDFSKGSGGHMTIFRFIRWFELFGHECTIWIVDPQVHKDENSAYEDLIKHFQTIKASVRFVTRNCYPEVGDAVIATGWQTVNVVEHLQGFKEKFYFVQDFEPYFYARGAQSILAEATYQKGLNCICASPWLKQKMESYGLWAREFMLAYDHSIYYPQLVSNDTDGKIKIAVYSRHFTERRAVELAYAGLELLASRRDDFEVHLYGSDISQELAPFDCIVHGVLSAPELADLYNYCDIGVCFSATNYSLVPQEMMACGLPLVELDVESTRAIYPEKAVTFALPSAAGICNAINELMDDPGKRKEQAQTAMQWVERFSWEDSAQRAEKAIIEKLSEKWSCKVVPPSNDIKASVIIPVYNGGDLLFDVLDKVCAQRAPWNFEVIVIDSSSKDGSPDRLAKDERITFVSIDQSEFGHGKTRNYGVEISKGEYIAFLTQDAIPYDEYWLYNLVAMLDHYPDAAGVFGKHIAHDDANEFTKLELKNHFDNFEQQPLYVSRHLDETRFDTDVGWRQFLHFYSDNSSCLRRSLWNEIPYRDVKYGEDQIWASDIIQSGYAKLYCPSSVIKHSHDYDEKQTFDRSKIDGDYFNFFWGYRVVPETEEECEQLIVNLSDQLKDFAQKNNISDVALIDQQLKNIQAKISGLYVGMKVKLSLFSDQSLEKSKF; this comes from the coding sequence ATGGATATTAAAAAAGGTTATGTAAATGGGGTTGATGTGAATGAATTCGAGTCTTTGGAAAGCGAAGAAAACTACCAGGAAACATTAACTCAGGACTACGATTGGCTCATTCTCGAACCTTATTTCGATAGGGAATATTATGTAAGTACGTATTCAGACATCGACCCACAATACGTGGATCCTTTGGAGCATTATTACCACTATGGTTGGAAGGAGGGTAGAAACCCTTCTCCGGTATTTGATACCAGTCAGTATCTAGAAAATCATCCTGATGTACAGGAGGCTGGAATTCATCCTTTGGTTCACTATGTGTTGTTTGGCGAGACCGAAGGCCGAGCGATATTTCAAGTGAAGGATGATATTCAAGAGTCGATAATGGAAGATGACCCCAGTGATGCATCTTCCAATCTCCCCTCTGATTTATTCGAGACCATTAGTCGTCATATTGACAATGATTATTATTATCGTAACTACGATGATATACGCAACAACTCGATAGACCCTGTAGAGCATTATGCACTATTTGGATGGAAAGAAGGAAGGAACCCATCTTCGGTTTTCAATACCAAGAAGTATATCATTGATAATGACTTGATAAAGTTGGATGTTAATCCTCTATATCATTATATAAAGAATAAAGACGACGTTGATTTGAAAGTCAGTCCATCCAGAGACAAGGATAGTCTCGGTCGTATTGTGCTTGGTAAACACTCTCAATCTTCATTGATTACCCATTCCGGTATCAACACTTTCTATCCTTCTGAAGCCTTTTCGCCGACGGATTCTTTCAATAAAGAAAAGATGAATATCCACTGGGTCATACCTGATTTCAGTAAAGGTAGCGGTGGTCATATGACAATCTTTCGCTTTATTCGTTGGTTTGAGCTGTTTGGACATGAATGTACTATCTGGATAGTCGATCCACAGGTACATAAAGATGAGAACTCAGCGTATGAAGATTTGATCAAGCATTTTCAGACGATCAAGGCTTCCGTCAGATTTGTGACTAGGAACTGCTATCCTGAAGTGGGTGATGCAGTCATTGCGACTGGTTGGCAAACCGTCAATGTGGTGGAGCATTTACAGGGCTTCAAAGAAAAATTTTATTTTGTACAAGACTTCGAGCCTTATTTCTACGCGCGTGGTGCACAGTCTATCTTGGCAGAGGCTACTTATCAGAAAGGTCTTAATTGTATCTGTGCAAGCCCTTGGCTCAAGCAGAAAATGGAGTCCTATGGATTATGGGCAAGGGAGTTCATGCTAGCCTATGATCATTCGATCTATTACCCGCAACTGGTAAGTAATGATACTGACGGCAAGATCAAGATAGCGGTTTATTCACGTCATTTCACGGAGAGGCGTGCTGTTGAACTTGCCTATGCAGGATTGGAATTACTCGCCAGTCGGCGAGATGATTTTGAAGTCCATCTCTATGGTAGTGATATTTCACAAGAGCTGGCGCCATTCGATTGTATTGTGCATGGCGTATTGAGCGCACCCGAGCTTGCTGACCTGTATAACTACTGTGATATAGGGGTTTGTTTCTCAGCTACCAACTATTCCCTGGTCCCTCAAGAAATGATGGCCTGTGGGCTGCCTTTGGTCGAACTTGATGTTGAAAGTACCAGAGCCATCTATCCCGAAAAGGCTGTGACCTTTGCCTTGCCTTCAGCGGCGGGTATCTGCAACGCGATCAATGAGTTGATGGATGATCCCGGGAAAAGGAAAGAGCAGGCCCAGACGGCGATGCAATGGGTAGAGCGCTTCTCATGGGAGGATTCTGCACAACGGGCAGAGAAGGCAATCATTGAAAAACTGTCTGAGAAATGGTCTTGCAAGGTCGTGCCTCCAAGCAATGACATCAAGGCCAGTGTCATTATTCCAGTTTATAATGGAGGGGATTTACTCTTTGACGTACTTGATAAAGTCTGTGCACAAAGAGCCCCTTGGAACTTTGAAGTCATTGTCATTGACAGTAGTTCAAAGGATGGGTCTCCAGATCGATTGGCAAAGGATGAAAGAATTACTTTTGTCTCGATTGATCAATCTGAATTTGGTCATGGGAAAACTAGAAATTATGGCGTAGAAATCTCGAAAGGAGAATACATCGCCTTTCTTACTCAAGATGCCATTCCGTATGATGAATACTGGCTTTATAATCTTGTCGCGATGCTGGATCATTATCCTGATGCAGCAGGCGTATTTGGTAAGCATATTGCACATGATGATGCGAATGAATTCACCAAGTTGGAGTTGAAGAATCACTTTGATAACTTTGAACAACAACCGTTATATGTTTCACGCCATCTAGACGAAACAAGGTTCGACACTGATGTGGGGTGGCGTCAATTCTTGCACTTCTACAGTGACAACAGCTCATGCTTGCGTCGTTCACTCTGGAATGAAATCCCTTACCGTGATGTGAAGTATGGTGAAGACCAGATTTGGGCATCAGATATCATTCAATCTGGATATGCAAAGTTGTACTGTCCTTCTTCAGTAATCAAGCATTCTCATGATTATGATGAAAAGCAAACATTCGATAGGTCAAAAATAGATGGGGATTATTTTAACTTCTTCTGGGGTTATCGAGTTGTACCAGAGACAGAAGAGGAATGTGAGCAGCTCATCGTGAATCTAAGTGATCAGCTTAAAGACTTTGCCCAGAAAAACAATATTTCAGATGTTGCTTTAATTGATCAACAGTTGAAGAATATACAGGCTAAAATAAGTGGGCTTTATGTAGGCATGAAAGTTAAGCTCTCATTATTCT
- a CDS encoding chain-length determining protein, producing the protein MTSFIKRYPQWAVVLLSIVLVGFYWLVWADDRYVSKATVVLESPQVSASSEVSFGSLLSGSQTDSDLLLLREYLMSVDMLKKVQEKLDFRSHYSQHGDVFARLGDADAPIEELHDYYLKRISVEMDEYSGVLNVEVQAWTPEFAQKFAKLLLEEGERHMNEMGQRLAEDQVEFLDKQVSLLEDNFEQSRQDLLDYQNKNGLVSPTQTVESLNTVVSSLEAQLATYKARKSALGSYQSQRSSEMVRVESEINALKKQIDLEKERLARQSGNALNSVSSQYETLQLRADFAKQTYSNALAALENTRIEAARKLKQVSILQSPILPEYPEQPERLYNVTIFGLVMIFLGFIFSMLVMIVKDHRD; encoded by the coding sequence ATGACCTCATTTATCAAACGCTATCCGCAATGGGCCGTCGTTCTGCTGTCCATTGTGCTCGTCGGTTTCTACTGGCTGGTATGGGCGGACGACCGCTATGTCTCCAAGGCGACAGTGGTGCTGGAAAGCCCACAGGTCAGCGCGTCCAGCGAAGTCAGCTTCGGCTCGCTACTGTCCGGTAGTCAGACCGACAGTGACCTCTTGCTGCTCCGCGAGTACCTGATGAGCGTGGACATGCTCAAGAAGGTACAGGAAAAGCTCGATTTTCGGTCTCACTACAGCCAGCACGGTGATGTCTTTGCCCGCCTGGGGGATGCCGATGCACCGATCGAGGAACTCCATGACTACTACCTGAAGCGCATCTCGGTGGAAATGGATGAGTACTCCGGCGTGTTGAATGTCGAGGTACAGGCCTGGACACCGGAATTCGCACAGAAATTCGCCAAGCTGCTGCTCGAGGAAGGCGAACGCCACATGAATGAGATGGGGCAGCGTTTGGCGGAAGATCAAGTTGAATTCCTCGACAAGCAGGTTTCCCTGCTGGAAGACAACTTCGAGCAATCCCGGCAGGACCTGCTGGATTACCAGAACAAGAATGGCCTGGTCTCCCCGACCCAGACAGTGGAAAGTCTGAACACCGTCGTTTCCTCACTGGAGGCTCAGCTGGCCACCTACAAGGCACGTAAAAGTGCTTTGGGGAGCTATCAGAGTCAGCGATCCAGTGAGATGGTGCGCGTCGAAAGCGAGATCAACGCTCTCAAGAAGCAGATTGACCTGGAGAAGGAACGCCTGGCTCGCCAGTCTGGCAATGCGCTAAACAGTGTCTCCAGCCAGTACGAGACACTGCAGCTGCGCGCTGACTTTGCCAAGCAGACCTATTCCAATGCATTGGCGGCACTGGAAAACACCCGGATTGAAGCGGCGCGTAAGCTGAAGCAGGTGAGTATTCTTCAGAGCCCGATCTTGCCGGAATACCCGGAACAGCCGGAACGTCTTTACAACGTGACCATCTTCGGACTGGTCATGATCTTCCTCGGCTTCATCTTCAGCATGCTGGTCATGATCGTGAAAGATCATAGAGACTGA
- a CDS encoding ABC transporter ATP-binding protein: MIEIQNLSKRYYHSHYSQSDDHWVLKDINLIIPTGVSVGLVGANGAGKSTLLRLIAGMDTPQKGRVIRHSKVSWPIGLAAGLQSSMTGRQNVKFVARMHGTEYDINSIIERVQDFAEIGPAFDEPIRTYSSGMRSRLNFGLSLAFDFDVYLSDEATAVGDRSFKAKASKAFKDKVGQASLIMVSHGEGILKELCQAGIYLKEGRAYWYDSVHDAIKAYHADSDGPQLDKMTLQALQKLRKERRAVMEDAKLAREAAETLPPREKKPYGDALRAAREALREVREEIESRQARASRTTEDAQGE; this comes from the coding sequence ATGATTGAAATCCAGAATCTCTCCAAGCGCTATTACCACTCGCACTACAGCCAGAGTGATGATCACTGGGTGCTGAAGGATATCAATCTCATCATTCCGACAGGTGTCAGTGTCGGGCTGGTGGGGGCCAACGGCGCGGGAAAATCGACGCTGCTGCGCTTGATTGCCGGCATGGATACCCCCCAGAAGGGGCGGGTGATACGCCACTCCAAGGTGTCATGGCCGATAGGACTGGCCGCCGGTCTACAGAGCAGCATGACTGGGCGCCAGAACGTCAAGTTCGTCGCGCGCATGCATGGCACTGAATACGACATCAACAGCATCATCGAACGCGTGCAGGACTTCGCCGAAATCGGCCCGGCGTTCGACGAGCCGATTCGCACCTACTCCTCTGGCATGCGCTCGCGTCTCAACTTCGGGCTGTCTCTGGCCTTCGATTTTGATGTCTATCTCTCCGATGAGGCGACGGCTGTGGGGGATCGCTCCTTCAAAGCCAAGGCCTCCAAGGCCTTCAAGGACAAGGTCGGCCAGGCCAGTCTCATCATGGTCTCGCATGGGGAAGGCATCCTGAAGGAGCTATGTCAGGCCGGCATCTATCTGAAAGAAGGGCGGGCCTACTGGTATGACAGCGTTCATGACGCCATCAAGGCCTATCACGCGGACAGCGATGGCCCTCAGCTCGACAAGATGACGCTGCAGGCACTGCAGAAGCTGCGCAAGGAACGTCGCGCCGTGATGGAGGATGCCAAGCTGGCTCGGGAAGCCGCGGAAACCCTGCCGCCGCGTGAGAAGAAACCTTACGGTGATGCCCTGCGTGCCGCGCGGGAAGCATTGCGGGAAGTGCGCGAGGAAATCGAATCCCGCCAGGCCAGGGCTTCGCGCACCACCGAAGACGCTCAAGGCGAGTGA
- a CDS encoding ABC transporter permease, which yields MNPPSNHSTGDNKSGPKARSAWAVTRSVWFAMFMREAIGRTMTDRMGWFWMIAEPALLLLVMIGIRSFIRGDKLIVNAPFIPWMLVGMMGFFLIREGMMQGLGAINANKALFAYRQVHPIDGVLVRNVLDGLIRTVIFLLFMVGGLMLGTDFRPDNGFQAFGGWLSLWLFGLGLGLVTSVLGSLVPEVSKIIRMLNMPLLILSGVIMPLNQLPHYLLEYLMLNPIVHGLEYIRHGFFEGYQVVHGTSMTYFWAWTLSSLALGLLMHVRFKERLKSQ from the coding sequence ATGAACCCTCCATCGAATCACTCGACAGGTGACAACAAGAGCGGGCCCAAGGCCCGCTCCGCCTGGGCCGTGACGCGCAGTGTCTGGTTCGCCATGTTCATGCGTGAAGCCATCGGCCGCACCATGACCGATCGCATGGGCTGGTTCTGGATGATTGCCGAGCCAGCATTGCTACTGCTCGTGATGATCGGCATTCGCAGCTTCATTCGGGGTGACAAGCTCATCGTCAATGCCCCCTTCATCCCCTGGATGCTGGTCGGCATGATGGGCTTCTTCCTGATTCGCGAGGGGATGATGCAGGGCCTGGGCGCCATCAATGCCAACAAGGCGCTATTCGCCTATCGACAGGTGCATCCCATCGACGGCGTGCTGGTACGCAACGTGCTGGATGGACTGATCCGTACCGTCATCTTCCTGCTGTTCATGGTGGGAGGCCTGATGCTGGGCACGGATTTTCGCCCTGACAACGGCTTTCAGGCCTTTGGCGGCTGGTTGTCACTCTGGTTGTTCGGGCTGGGGCTCGGCCTGGTGACGTCCGTACTGGGCTCGCTGGTCCCTGAGGTGAGCAAGATCATCCGCATGCTCAACATGCCACTGCTGATTCTGTCCGGCGTTATCATGCCGCTCAACCAACTGCCGCATTACCTGCTGGAATACCTGATGCTTAACCCCATTGTGCACGGACTGGAATATATCCGTCACGGCTTCTTCGAGGGTTATCAGGTGGTACATGGCACCAGCATGACCTACTTCTGGGCATGGACGTTGTCTTCCCTCGCGCTGGGGCTGTTGATGCATGTGCGATTCAAGGAGCGCCTGAAAAGCCAATGA
- a CDS encoding polysaccharide biosynthesis/export family protein, with protein MAAGLGGGSILSSDDQASSIPQKTDSVEDKARADWRSGTYGPLTSREQTDPDSLPPFGENLFTGGFRGMMADGLNSSYTIKPGDQITLRVWGGVEMESVLPVDAQGNIFLPGIGPVRVQGTTNAQLDGKVRAAIQEVYPENVSVYTNLQGVQPVGVFVTGYVKNPGRYAGTPNDSMLYFLDQAGGIDQALGSYRKIKIKRNGRVINTVDLYDFLINGEIARPQFRDGDTVVVEERGPAISVVGDVERDYRYELTDSRLSGEDVLNLARLKSGVSHVLLRGSRTDGPISRYLPVAEFRGADVRAGDEVLFSADQRDETIVVQLEGSFYGPSRYALPRDAHLGELLNAVGVPKGLTDYQSVSIRRESVKEQQAQALQDSLKRLQATYLGASSSTTEESELRVQEAAMIEKFVEQAKKEEPTGRLVVARDDGNIADVRLQDGDVITIPEVSDSLLISGEVVVPQAVVYTQGMTVMDYINSAGGFTQHADEDQILVVRQNGAVRRAEEVELRSGDQILVLPEPPTKNLQLATSITQILYQVAVATKVAIDL; from the coding sequence ATGGCAGCCGGCCTGGGCGGTGGTTCCATCCTGTCCAGCGACGACCAGGCCTCCAGCATTCCGCAGAAGACGGACAGTGTGGAAGACAAGGCGCGCGCCGACTGGCGCAGTGGCACCTACGGCCCGCTGACCTCACGGGAGCAGACCGACCCCGACTCTCTGCCGCCGTTCGGCGAAAACCTCTTTACCGGTGGTTTCCGCGGCATGATGGCCGATGGCCTCAACAGCAGCTACACCATCAAGCCAGGTGATCAGATCACCCTGCGCGTCTGGGGTGGCGTGGAGATGGAGTCTGTCCTGCCGGTGGATGCGCAGGGCAACATCTTCCTGCCGGGTATCGGCCCGGTGAGAGTGCAGGGCACCACCAATGCTCAGCTGGACGGCAAGGTGCGTGCTGCCATCCAGGAGGTGTATCCGGAGAATGTCAGCGTCTATACCAATCTGCAGGGCGTACAGCCGGTGGGCGTCTTCGTCACCGGTTACGTCAAGAATCCGGGTCGTTATGCCGGTACCCCGAATGACTCCATGCTGTATTTCCTGGATCAGGCCGGCGGTATCGACCAGGCACTCGGCAGCTACCGCAAGATCAAGATCAAGCGCAACGGCCGCGTCATCAACACGGTCGATCTCTATGACTTCCTGATCAACGGCGAGATCGCCCGTCCGCAGTTCCGCGATGGGGATACCGTCGTCGTCGAGGAGCGTGGCCCGGCCATCAGCGTGGTGGGAGATGTCGAGCGTGATTACCGCTATGAACTCACCGACTCGCGCCTGAGCGGGGAAGACGTGCTGAATCTGGCGCGCCTCAAGTCTGGTGTCTCGCACGTGCTTCTGCGCGGCTCGCGTACGGACGGCCCCATCTCGCGCTATCTGCCGGTGGCGGAATTCCGTGGCGCTGACGTACGCGCCGGGGATGAAGTACTGTTCAGTGCCGACCAGCGTGACGAGACCATCGTCGTGCAGCTGGAAGGCAGCTTCTATGGCCCCTCACGCTATGCACTGCCGCGCGATGCTCATCTGGGCGAATTGCTCAACGCCGTCGGCGTGCCCAAGGGGCTGACCGACTACCAGAGCGTGTCCATCCGCCGCGAAAGCGTCAAGGAACAGCAGGCGCAGGCACTGCAGGACAGTCTCAAGCGTCTTCAGGCCACCTATCTCGGCGCGTCTTCCTCGACCACCGAAGAATCCGAGCTTCGTGTCCAGGAAGCCGCGATGATCGAGAAATTCGTCGAGCAGGCCAAGAAGGAAGAGCCGACCGGGCGTCTGGTCGTGGCACGTGACGACGGCAACATCGCCGACGTGCGTCTGCAGGACGGCGATGTCATCACCATCCCGGAAGTCAGCGATTCCCTGCTGATCAGCGGCGAAGTCGTGGTGCCTCAGGCCGTGGTCTACACCCAGGGCATGACGGTGATGGACTATATCAACAGTGCCGGTGGTTTCACCCAGCACGCGGATGAAGACCAGATTCTGGTCGTGCGCCAGAACGGCGCCGTACGCCGTGCCGAGGAAGTCGAGCTGCGCTCGGGTGATCAGATTCTGGTACTGCCGGAACCGCCGACCAAGAACCTGCAGCTGGCCACCAGCATTACGCAGATTCTCTATCAGGTCGCCGTCGCCACCAAAGTCGCGATAGACCTCTGA
- a CDS encoding DVU3141 family protein, producing the protein MTLSRFKQRLPHVVRLAAVAGLAMAITGCATSYPESTGAGSTNLANLTGAASLPADVSSFLDSAAPGSVIAVPTSPWGSNVEVVAHERYFAASGRICRELTVSNSRDLPSKELACRTSNDGKAGEGTWVTQRLVTGLLEEAR; encoded by the coding sequence ATGACTTTATCCCGATTCAAACAGCGCTTGCCGCATGTCGTGCGTCTCGCGGCAGTCGCAGGCCTGGCAATGGCCATCACTGGTTGCGCAACCTCCTATCCGGAATCCACCGGTGCCGGCAGCACCAACCTGGCCAATCTGACCGGCGCTGCGTCGCTGCCGGCGGATGTCTCGTCATTTCTCGACAGCGCGGCCCCCGGCAGCGTGATTGCTGTGCCGACCAGCCCCTGGGGCAGCAATGTCGAGGTGGTCGCCCATGAGCGCTACTTCGCGGCCAGCGGGCGTATCTGTCGCGAGCTGACGGTCTCCAACAGCCGTGACCTGCCGAGCAAGGAGCTGGCCTGTCGTACCAGCAATGACGGCAAGGCCGGCGAGGGCACCTGGGTGACCCAGCGACTGGTGACCGGTCTGCTGGAAGAGGCGCGCTGA
- the cysN gene encoding sulfate adenylyltransferase subunit CysN — protein sequence MTVSHQSTMIAENIEAYLKEHEQKDLLRFITCGSVDDGKSTLIGRLLHDSKMIYEDQLAAITRDSKKSGTTGKVDLALLVDGLQSEREQGITIDVAYRYFSTDKRKFIIADTPGHEQYTRNMATGASTASLAIILIDARYGVQTQTRRHSYICSLLGIQHLVVAVNKMDIVDYSQERFDEIVADYQAFAKDLEVPDIRFVPLSALEGDNVVSLSANTPWYDDAAYEARPLMDILETVDVTEDSNLTDLRFPVQYVNRPNLNFRGYCGTLAAGTVSPGQQIKVLPSGKTSTIERIVTFDGDLDIAWPGQAVTLTLTDEIDISRGDMIVAVDSDMEPCTAFTADVVWMHENPLVVGKEYELKLGTSSVIGRVGRIIHQTDVNTMARNEAENIPLNGIARVQVELTQPLAMDSYQRSPHTGSFVFIDRLSNITIGAGMVKETLSASNIVWHDMAVTKQRRAERNKQKPCIIWFTGLSGAGKSTAANALERQLFAMGYNTYLLDGDNVRHGLCGDLGFSEDDRAENIRRVGEVAKLMVDAGMITLVSFISPFQADRQTVRDMVGTDEFIEVFVNTPISVCEERDPKGLYRKARAGEISDFTGISSPYEAPENPEIEINTGELSLEQTALKLVSQLKHYNVIG from the coding sequence ATGACAGTGTCACACCAGTCAACGATGATCGCGGAAAACATCGAAGCCTATCTCAAGGAACACGAGCAGAAAGATCTGCTGCGTTTCATCACCTGCGGCAGCGTGGATGACGGCAAGTCGACCCTGATCGGTCGTCTGCTTCATGACTCCAAGATGATCTACGAAGATCAGCTGGCCGCCATTACCCGCGATTCCAAGAAGAGCGGCACCACCGGCAAGGTGGATCTGGCACTGCTGGTCGATGGTCTGCAGTCAGAGCGTGAGCAGGGCATCACCATCGATGTCGCCTATCGCTACTTCTCCACCGACAAGCGCAAGTTCATCATCGCCGATACGCCGGGGCACGAGCAGTACACCCGTAACATGGCCACCGGTGCCTCCACCGCGAGCCTGGCGATCATCCTGATCGATGCGCGTTATGGCGTGCAGACTCAGACCCGCCGCCACAGCTACATCTGCTCGCTGCTGGGTATTCAGCACCTGGTGGTCGCGGTCAACAAGATGGATATCGTCGACTACTCCCAGGAACGCTTCGACGAGATCGTCGCGGACTACCAAGCGTTCGCCAAGGACCTGGAAGTCCCGGATATCCGTTTCGTGCCGCTGTCCGCACTGGAAGGCGACAACGTCGTCTCCCTCAGCGCCAATACCCCGTGGTATGACGATGCCGCCTACGAAGCGCGTCCGCTGATGGACATCCTCGAGACCGTCGATGTCACCGAGGACAGCAACCTGACCGACCTGCGCTTCCCGGTGCAGTACGTCAATCGTCCGAACCTCAACTTCCGTGGCTATTGCGGCACCCTGGCTGCCGGCACCGTCTCACCGGGCCAGCAGATCAAGGTACTGCCGTCCGGCAAGACCTCCACGATCGAGCGCATCGTCACCTTCGACGGCGATCTCGACATCGCCTGGCCGGGCCAGGCTGTCACGCTGACACTGACCGATGAGATCGACATCTCGCGCGGCGACATGATCGTGGCGGTGGATTCCGACATGGAGCCCTGCACCGCGTTCACCGCGGACGTGGTGTGGATGCACGAGAACCCGCTGGTGGTCGGCAAGGAATACGAGCTCAAGCTCGGTACCTCCAGCGTCATCGGCCGCGTCGGGCGCATCATTCACCAGACCGACGTCAACACCATGGCGCGCAATGAAGCGGAGAACATCCCGCTCAATGGCATCGCCCGCGTGCAGGTCGAGCTGACCCAGCCGCTGGCCATGGACAGCTACCAGCGTTCGCCACATACCGGCAGCTTCGTGTTCATTGATCGCCTGTCCAACATCACCATCGGTGCGGGCATGGTCAAGGAGACCCTGAGTGCCAGCAACATCGTGTGGCACGACATGGCGGTCACCAAGCAGCGCCGTGCCGAACGCAACAAGCAGAAGCCCTGCATCATCTGGTTCACCGGACTGTCCGGCGCCGGCAAGTCCACCGCCGCCAACGCGCTGGAGCGTCAGCTGTTCGCCATGGGCTACAACACCTACCTGCTGGATGGCGACAACGTACGCCACGGCCTGTGTGGGGATTTGGGCTTCAGCGAAGACGACCGCGCCGAGAATATCCGTCGTGTCGGCGAAGTCGCCAAGCTGATGGTCGATGCCGGCATGATCACCCTGGTCAGCTTCATCTCGCCGTTCCAGGCCGATCGCCAGACCGTGCGCGATATGGTCGGCACTGACGAGTTCATCGAAGTCTTCGTCAACACGCCGATCAGCGTCTGCGAAGAGCGTGATCCCAAGGGCCTGTACCGCAAGGCGCGTGCCGGTGAGATCAGTGACTTCACCGGTATCAGCTCGCCGTACGAAGCGCCGGAGAACCCGGAAATCGAGATCAACACGGGTGAACTGAGCCTCGAGCAGACCGCACTCAAGCTGGTCAGTCAGCTCAAGCACTACAACGTCATCGGCTGA
- the cysD gene encoding sulfate adenylyltransferase subunit CysD: protein MTASSTAEKLGITPERQTHLKQLEAESIHIIREVAAEFSNPVMLYSIGKDSAVMLHLARKAFAPGVPPFPLMHVNTTWKFQEMIKFRDEMAAEVGMELIEHINQEGVEANINPFEHGSAKYTDIMKTQSLKQALDKHGFDAAFGGARRDEEASRAKERVYSFRDQYHRWDPKNQRPELWNIYNSKINKGESIRVFPLSNWTELDIWQYIYLESIKIVPLYYSAVRPVVKRDGLDIMVDDDRLPLKDGEVPEMKSVRFRTLGCYPLTGAVESTAATLPEIIQEMLLTRTSERSGRAIDHDQAGSMEKKKREGYF, encoded by the coding sequence ATGACAGCATCGTCCACGGCTGAAAAACTCGGTATCACACCGGAACGTCAGACCCACCTCAAGCAGCTCGAGGCCGAGTCCATCCACATCATTCGTGAAGTGGCGGCCGAGTTCTCCAATCCGGTCATGCTCTACTCCATCGGCAAGGACTCCGCCGTGATGCTGCATCTGGCGCGCAAGGCCTTCGCGCCGGGCGTGCCGCCGTTCCCCCTGATGCACGTCAACACCACCTGGAAATTCCAGGAGATGATCAAGTTCCGCGATGAGATGGCCGCGGAAGTCGGCATGGAACTGATCGAGCACATCAATCAGGAAGGCGTCGAGGCGAACATCAACCCGTTCGAGCACGGCAGCGCCAAGTACACCGACATCATGAAGACCCAGTCGCTGAAGCAGGCGCTGGACAAGCATGGTTTCGATGCAGCCTTCGGCGGTGCGCGTCGTGACGAGGAAGCTTCACGCGCGAAAGAGCGTGTCTACTCCTTCCGTGACCAGTACCACCGCTGGGACCCCAAGAATCAGCGTCCGGAGCTGTGGAACATCTACAACTCCAAGATCAACAAGGGCGAGTCCATCCGCGTCTTCCCGCTCTCCAATTGGACCGAGCTGGACATCTGGCAGTACATCTACCTCGAGTCCATCAAGATCGTGCCGCTCTACTACTCCGCCGTGCGTCCGGTGGTGAAGCGTGACGGCCTCGACATCATGGTCGATGACGACCGTCTGCCGCTCAAGGACGGCGAAGTGCCGGAGATGAAATCCGTGCGCTTCCGTACCCTGGGCTGCTACCCGCTGACTGGCGCCGTGGAATCCACCGCCGCGACCCTGCCGGAAATCATCCAGGAAATGCTGCTGACCCGTACCAGCGAGCGCTCCGGTCGTGCCATCGATCACGATCAGGCAGGCTCCATGGAGAAGAAGAAGCGCGAAGGCTACTTCTAA